The stretch of DNA CGATGGTTACGGGGATTATATCCGGCATTTTATCGAGGGGCTGGGGGCTGTTCCCGAGTGGGCTCCCGCGGGCGAAAACCACCTGCTGCGCTCCTCGTCAGTCGTGCAGAAAATCTCCTGCGGTCCGGATTCGATTTACTACAAAACCTTTGATAATCGCGCCACGGATGTGTTCCGGCTCGGCGGCAGGCCCCGGGAAATCACCGTTAACGGCTCGGTTCTAAACGAGTCGACAAACCCCGCCGGACAGGGCTGGACCTGGGAGGAGCTGGATCAGGGCGGAGTACTGCGGATAATGCGTGAAAACGGCTCCGAGGTCAAAATATCCATCTAAACTTGGATTGGGCTTGCGCTTTTGTCCTACACCCGAAGTGCATCAGTTAAAGTATCAGCCTTACATTTATAAACAGAATTATCCCTTTAGCAAACCCATCTCTTGACTTACTGCTAAAATTTTCGCAAACTTGACGTGTGTCTAATTCCTTCATTATTCTATTTCAGTAAAGGAGTCATCATGTCTGACAAACAGGGTGCTGCGCGAGGGTATGAGTACTACAGAAACCCAAAAGCATACGCTTTAGATCAAGCCGTTGATATCGTTAAAGAATATGCTTCATCCGCAACACCAAAAGGCCCCAACTCTTTAAAAGATGCAGTCGAAACTTTGTACCAATCTATTTTGAAGCTCACCGAAGATGCTGGCTCAAATTAATCTTGTTCTTTTACGGCCTAGACTATTACATGATAACGCTGAACTATTTTTTTCAAATACAAACACACCCCGCCCGCTTCGCGGGCACCCCTCTTAATAGAGGAGAATTATTCGTAGGGGCGAACCTTGTGTTCGCCCGCAAGTATTTTCCGCTGCTCCAGGCAGCGGCGATATAAATCATCCAGCCGGTCGAGCACGAGGTTCATCGCCAGGCTGCCGCGCGCCCACTCGCGGGCGCGGGCGCCGAGTTCGGCGCGAAGGAGCGGATCATCCGCCAGACGGGAGATCGCAGCGGCCAGCGCACGCTCATCGTTAAGCTCCACCAGCAGACCGTTGACCCCGTCGGCCACAAACTCCGGCAGCGCCCCGGAGTTGCTGGCCACAACCGGCAGCTCCGAGAGCATGCCCTCCACCGCCACCAGCCCGAACGCCTCCGCGAACGAAGGCACGACCAGGATATCCAGCGAAGCGTACAGTTCCCGCGAGTCGGGGCGGTGGCCCGTGAATTTGATCGCCGCCTCCAGGCCCAGTTCCGCCGTCAGCGTTTCGAGTTCCGCCCGGTAGTCTTCCTCGCTGGCCCCGATCAGCGCATAACGCAACTCTTGTCGTCCTCCGGCCGGCGATGCAGCCGCCCGGATCAGCCACTGCTGACCTTTGCGCAGATCCAGCCGGCCGACAACCCCCACCAGCACGCTGTTCCCGTCCGCCCCCAGCTCACTGCGTATCCGCTTTCGGACCTCCGGTTCGATTTCCCCGGCCGAGGCGAACTGCCGGGTATCCACCCCGTTGAATATCACCTCCACCTCGTCCGGAGCCAGCGGGCATGAATTCAACAGGCTCGCTTTTACGAACTCGCTGACCGCCACCACCCGGTCAACCCGGCCGTAGAGATAGCGGTGCAGCAGGTCGCGCTTGTTGCCCGCGCTGGCGATATGCTTGTGCAGGATTACGGCAGGCTTCCGGCGGGCCAGCGCCAGGGCCATACTCACCAGCGCCAGGTCGCGGCTGAGATGGATCTGGATCACCTCGGGATTGAATTCCCGGATAACGCGGGAGAGCGCCCAGGCCGCCGGCGGGTCGAGATAGGGGCCGATCCGCAGGATGCGGTGCGGGATATCCGATCCGGCGAGGCTGCGGGAGAGCGGAGTGTATTTCTTGGCGACTACGATTGTCTCGTGACCCCGTTCCCGCTGAAGCGCGGCCAGGCTGCGGGGATACATTTCGCGGCCGCCCCAGCCGCCCGAGCTGGTGAGGTGCATCAGGCGCATCTGCCCTCCCGCCGCACCTCCTCCAGCAGGCGCAGAAAATACTCGCGGGCCTTCACGTAGTCGGCGCCGCGACGGTACATGCTGCCGGCGGCCAGCAGGGTTTCCGTCCCGGCAGGCGCATCCCCGCCCAGCGAGTCGGCCACCCATCCCGGCGTGATGACCAGTACTCCCATCGACATCTCAGCGCTCTCCCCTGATTAGCCTGGTGTCCGTGATTTTCCCGTCCAGCGCGTCTCTGAGCCAGCGCGGCCAGCGTTCTGCCCGTCCCTTTGGCGAGGCGTGGCCCATTCCGGGCACCATCTCAATCCAGCGCGGTCCTTTCAGGTTGTTGAACGCGGCCAGCACAGTGGTTGGCGCGCAGACCCCGTCGATAAAACCCGCCGCGAGCAGGGCGGGCACCTCGATCCGCGAGGCCGCGGTGGCGGCGTCGTAATAGCCCATCGTGCGCATCACCTGTTCACGCTCTGTCGCTCCGGCGTGGTTCAGCAGTTGCGGCCAGCCCGCGGGCCGCCCGTGCAGGCTGCCCGCGTGGTCGCAGAGGGCCGGGACATTGGAGGCCAGCGCCTTGACTCGCTTGTCCAGCGAGGCCACCAGCAGGCTGAGCCCGCCGCCCTGGCTGGAACCCTGGACAGCGATCCTCTCCTGATCGACCTCCTCGCGGCTCGACAGGAAATCGAGGCAGCGGATCAGGCCCAGGATCACGCGGCGGTAGTAATAACGGTAGGGATCGTCCATGCCGAAGCGCTGGTAACCGGCCAGCAGTCCCCGCCCGAGCTGATCGTAGTACTCCAGCTCGTGGTCCTGGCCCACGCCATGGATCGCGATAGTCAGGACGGCAAAACCTGCCTCGGCGTAGTTCTCGCGGGTACCCTCCCTGCGCACGCCGGCTCCGGGTATCGCCAGCACGGCCGGGAACGGCCCCTGGCCCTTCGGCACCCTGTACCAGCAGTAAATCCGGCTGCCCTCGAGATTGGCCAGGCTGATCCTGTAGAGTGTCGATTCGTGCTCGTCACCGGGCACCGCCTCGATCCGCGCGTCCAGCGGAATCCGCAGCAGTTCGGCCTTGCCCTGGCCCCAGAAGCGGTCGAAATCATCAGGCAGCGCTCCGGCGGCCCGGATCGCCAGGGGTGCGACAGCGCAGCCCCAGGCTCTGCGCACGGTATCGGCCCCGGCAACGGCTGTCAGGTCGAGACGCAGGAAGCCGGGCATGTCCAGCATCCCGCGGACAACAGCTTCACCGCCGCGCAGCTCCAGCCAGCCCCGTTCCAGCTCCGCCTTGCCATCAACGCTCAACCGGTATTCAATCACCGCATCGGCCGCGGAGCATCGCACCGCGAAAGATACCGTGTCGCCCAGTGCGTAAAGACAGTCTTCCCTGTCGGCCGTGACAGTCAGGTCCAGCGCAGCCGACAGCAGAGAACCGGCCGGACAGGCAGCGATAATCGCGGCCGCAGCTAAAGCCCTGAATAATTTCAATTGTCCTCCAGCCGAAAAATTTCCCGCCGCTGCGAATGCCACTCTCCCGCACAACTTAAGCCGGTTCCGCTGCCTTTGCAAGCTGAGGGGTTTGTGCGCATTGGATTTCTTTCCGTATGATCGAGGACGTGCGCTGCACCAATTTCGTGGCAGTCCACCTGGCGAATTACCCCTGGGCCAGAATCGACGAGTTCGCCGGGCTGCTGGAGAGCAACCCCAACCTGTTCAGCGACACCTCGGGATGGATGGGCGCGATCGGCAAAGGCAGGATGCTGGGACTGGACTGAGCGTAGTAGTCGCGTTAAGGCCTCGCACTCATGTCACTTAGGATTCAAAAAGCTTGATTATCTCTCCCCTGCGTGTCAAATTATGCGGGCGGGAATGCGATGGCGGGAGAGATACTAAAATTTGTATATGGAGAAACGGTGGCTGGACTTTACCTGGATTTCGAGCAGCCGATCCAGAAGGTAATCGAGCGGATCGAGGAGATGCGCCAGATCGCCGACGCCGAGGGTCTGGACGTCCACGACGAGATCGAGAAGCTGGAGAAGAAGCTGGCCAAGGTGCGCGATGAGGTCTACCGCAAGATAACGCCCTTCCAGCGGGTGCAGCTTGCCCGTCACCCCAACCGGCCCTTCTCGATCGACTACATCAATACCGTGTTCGACGACTTTATCGAACTCCACGGCGACCGTTCGTTCCGCGACGACCCGGCCATTGTCGGCGGCTGGGCACGGTTCGACGGCAAGCCGGTGATGGTGATCGGCCAGCAGAAAGGGCGCGACACCAAGGAGAAGATCTTCCGCAATTTCGGCATGGCCCACCCCGAGGGTTACCGCAAGGCGCTGCGGCTGATGAAACTCGCCGAGCGGTTCGGCCGGCCGGTGGTGACGCTGATCGACACCCAGGGAGCATACCCCGGCATCGGCGCCGAGGAGCGCGGCCAGGCCGAGGCGATCGCCCGCAACCT from Candidatus Glassbacteria bacterium encodes:
- a CDS encoding glycosyltransferase family 4 protein, with amino-acid sequence MGGRLAGRGCACRDGNPAGRRQHVPSRRRLREGPRVFSAPAGGGAAGGQMRLMHLTSSGGWGGREMYPRSLAALQRERGHETIVVAKKYTPLSRSLAGSDIPHRILRIGPYLDPPAAWALSRVIREFNPEVIQIHLSRDLALVSMALALARRKPAVILHKHIASAGNKRDLLHRYLYGRVDRVVAVSEFVKASLLNSCPLAPDEVEVIFNGVDTRQFASAGEIEPEVRKRIRSELGADGNSVLVGVVGRLDLRKGQQWLIRAAASPAGGRQELRYALIGASEEDYRAELETLTAELGLEAAIKFTGHRPDSRELYASLDILVVPSFAEAFGLVAVEGMLSELPVVASNSGALPEFVADGVNGLLVELNDERALAAAISRLADDPLLRAELGARAREWARGSLAMNLVLDRLDDLYRRCLEQRKILAGEHKVRPYE
- a CDS encoding acetylxylan esterase; this translates as MKLFRALAAAAIIAACPAGSLLSAALDLTVTADREDCLYALGDTVSFAVRCSAADAVIEYRLSVDGKAELERGWLELRGGEAVVRGMLDMPGFLRLDLTAVAGADTVRRAWGCAVAPLAIRAAGALPDDFDRFWGQGKAELLRIPLDARIEAVPGDEHESTLYRISLANLEGSRIYCWYRVPKGQGPFPAVLAIPGAGVRREGTRENYAEAGFAVLTIAIHGVGQDHELEYYDQLGRGLLAGYQRFGMDDPYRYYYRRVILGLIRCLDFLSSREEVDQERIAVQGSSQGGGLSLLVASLDKRVKALASNVPALCDHAGSLHGRPAGWPQLLNHAGATEREQVMRTMGYYDAATAASRIEVPALLAAGFIDGVCAPTTVLAAFNNLKGPRWIEMVPGMGHASPKGRAERWPRWLRDALDGKITDTRLIRGER
- a CDS encoding acetyl-CoA carboxylase carboxyltransferase subunit alpha, which codes for MAGEILKFVYGETVAGLYLDFEQPIQKVIERIEEMRQIADAEGLDVHDEIEKLEKKLAKVRDEVYRKITPFQRVQLARHPNRPFSIDYINTVFDDFIELHGDRSFRDDPAIVGGWARFDGKPVMVIGQQKGRDTKEKIFRNFGMAHPEGYRKALRLMKLAERFGRPVVTLIDTQGAYPGIGAEERGQAEAIARNLREMAMLRVPLVATVIGEGGSGGALALGVGNRVLMMENAVYSVISPEGCASILWRDAEQKEKAAKALKIDAQHLMEFGIIDEIIDEPNGGAHMDFNGAAENVSKALERHLSQLRRLSPEDLVSQRVEKFSHMGEYEE